The genomic window CTGTGTTTACACAAGAATAAAGCCATCTTAGTCTCCAGTACAGATGCTCAGCTAACAATGAATACTGGTACAATTTACACCTACATACCTACTTCTcaaaagtgtttatgacaccaaaatacaacattttcttccaGCTCTTCATTCTTGATGATAGGTTATTAAAAGTTGACTATACATGCAATGATGTCACAGTGAACATAGGACCTTGTTTGGCACCGTGGCttgcaaaaaaagatatttgattaacaaacagtgcttaatcatCATGGTTAAACACAATTGCAAGATATcacaatatttgctttgtttgtCTTTTGTGAGCCGTGGTCCAAAGTTCAGAACTGGCTGCCatgttcactgtgacgtcatcgcaggtacatgtaatgtttattCTAATTACCTGGCGTCaagaatcaagagctggaagtaTGACCTTTTAGTGGTCTGTTCAATACCAACAGAAAGGTTTTTATTCCTTGGAAATGGTTACATTCATTGAATGATAGATATCTACTATCCTTGTTAAAGACATtgcaagaaaatgttgtatttttgtgtcatcAACACTTTacagttaatgctacattactgttttgtattttcagaaAATCAATTATCAGAATTATGCTCAAGTTGTACCAATACCTCGCATTGACTTAAACTCTGTATCAGGCATAATATTGTGGATGTTTGATTTCAACGTGTTTGAAACACTTACAGCTATAGATTTATAGAGTTCTTAAGTACAGTATCAGTGGCACTGTGGAGGTAGAAACAATTTTGCATCTTGTGGACACACTACAGTCACATTCTTGTCTACAGAGTTTCTAATACTgttataaggccacagcaagtaattcttatggatgacatcagcgcgctcattcattttcgcctgatttcgaaataaaaaacaagaaatttcattgccctccgacggtggtcaacatgccaaaaattggcaaatatgtcataAACGTTGatagtctaaggtgtttcattgcatatgaataccctgTGTAGTTCcggcccatgatggtatgacaagctgttttctgcgtttgttctagttaattgagctgtatacatatcttcaagaacagtttaatgttgacagtctaaggtgtttcaatgcatatgaatacccagtgtagttcctacccatgatggtataataacaagctgttttctgcatttgttctagcaaggacattatataaataatgggggggggggggtctagttaattgagctgtatacacaaggtgtttcatcacatatgaatacccagtgtagttgcttcagatgattgtacaacaagctcttttctgcatttgttgtagttagtctattgagtttacacatctacaaggacatgttaacattaaatcaaggaggttttatattatatatgaaacctcattggttgaatacaggaataaaagacctattggtcatgatatcatatttcgtcacctcaattcttgtttaacaagacttatgatctcaaaatttgaaaatataggaatcttgttttttttggcccgccttgtttttttttgccctatctcattaattttggagtctgcggaggatgtcatccataaaatttacttgctgtggcctaatattgACACCAATGGTGATATTTGCGAAGTGTACACCCTACTTCACCAATGTTCAAATCTCACACAATGAAATACTAACAATATAGGTACAAAGAAGAGCTTCAGTGGTAAATGTAAAACCTTCACCATATTCCAGGGATGTGCACAGTGCACACACTACTATACTATTTTCCAAATCTCACACAGTGACAGTATTCAATATATCATATAGGCACACAGAACTGCCACTGTGACAGAGAAGAGCTTCAGTGGTAAAGGCTACACCATATCCCTGGGAAGTTGATAACACGATTACACTACAATAACCCACAAAGGTGGGGAGTGGACTTGGTCAGAGTGGTGTTCCTGAGGTCGGTCGGAAGCAGGCCCCTGGAGGGTTCCGTTTCAGGCTGCCTCGTCATCAGCAGGACTCGCCACGCATGAACAAGTCAACAGTCACCTGCGGAACAGGTTACAACAAAGAGCGTGTCACAGATACAGTCTCTAAAACGAAAATTAACCGTTTCAACACCAACGCCATTACTGTAACAACATTTCTGTCAGTTATAACTTTGTTGCAAGCTTCACAATCTAATACTTTACAGGTAAATATCAAGCATGCTAAGAGCCAGATAAGGATGTATGTCAGTGGTAAAAATTGGAGAACCAAACTAATGTTATGATAATGTTGATGCAACCTGGCAGAAGCAAACTCAGAAACTGAAGCCTGAGCTGACAATAATAAAGATAACACAATAATAAAGATAACGCAATCAAAAACACATAAGTTAGTCACTTAACCTTTGGTGCTCTACATATGGTAAGGTTAATCTTGGCTAGGTTGACAGTGTTGCTCAAATTCTCCGGGGAGAACAATTTGTCCTAGCTTTTGTatgcatttattcattttgtgaTCTTTTGGCAAGATGATTATAAAATACagctttgaaagtttgataaaaCCTTTTTAGAAAAATGCACTTGGCAGGTACCTTTCTGGGGTGGGGACCAGCAGCGGAGGCAGTACATCCACCTTTACTTCTTCAGTTCTGCCTCGATCCCCTGGACAATACGGTCCATCTTCTGCTTACTGTCCACATAGCCATCTCCGTTCTGTAGAGATGAAAGGTGAGAATGTGATAATGACAAAAAGATGTCTTTGTAAAGTTTAGATCACCACTTCATTTGCTCAGACTTCAACAATAGTACTGTTCAAGTAAAACCTACTATAAATGTTATGTGAGGGAGTTAATTCTAATAGAGCCAAGGCAGAAATGTTGACAATTCAGCTAGAGGATGTCTGTAGCTGTTACAATACAACACATTTTGAGCTGGagatattttgattttttttaccgtggttagcaagcgataaGAAAGAGCAAGCGGTAAACTTGGATTGTACCCAGTCTAGTCAGAATCTGAAAATGAAAGCCATAAATATAGAAAACCTTGAGCAGACATGGCAGATAAGGCAATGGGAAGGTTgaggtgtgtttgtgtacatttaCCTTCTTGGAGTGCAGCAGTGGACCACCAACAACCTGCACCTCCAACCACCCTGTGATGGTAGGGGTGCTTTCACCAACCTATACGAGGTAGGAAATAAAATTACAACTATAAGTATAACAAAGTTTCTATGTCCAACAAACATtccaaaatgatagaaattatgTCCAACTGAACAACATCTACCAGTATCACACATTGTGTCtattgaaccaaggaggttaaaataacctccttgattgaacaATGCAACAAGAATTGAGTACAGACAAAACATTGATGATCAGAAGAAGGAAATGTCATGTCCTTTAAATATGGTGTATCAGTAAGAAAACAGATACATACTATCTTAACATCACCCTGGAAGATATCCTCAAGCTCCGTCTTGATTTTACGgaactgaaaaaaaggaaacatacagaaatttaaatttcaaaataaaaaccagACATGGTAGTTATAATGGTATAAAAGACGATATGCTACTGTATAAAACTATTGCTACAGGTATAAAAGAATGAGTCCATGTGCATGAAGATATTACATACAATTCCTTTTTTAGTATCCTGGGAATATtctaacacatgtacaaagtaaaatacatgcacatgcacataccTTGGAGGTGTATCCTCATCCCCCTCTGCCAACAGAAGAACAAATACCGTTTGTCATTCAATGATCATTTCATATTCATCATGTTAACTTTGTTTTCCTGTGAAGGATTTTAGTTACAAGACGGGCATATTCCTATATAATGCCGTTGATTACAACCAATCTTTTTAGTTACAaccaatcttttttttaagtTAGACAGTGGATAGGCATCAGAGCAGAGGTTAGGTTCCAGCTaaatgtttttgacgtcttcAGCTGAAGACATTCTTTTTtggttttctactttgtcatgttttctttttgtcatgaTTCCTTTCTGTTTGActggcggacaaaaagaaaacctgaccaaatagaaagcccaacaaaaacaggCCGgatcctaacctctgcttggagggtattGGGCTGGTGACTTGCTGAGTAATCCTCCCTTGGGTAATCATTGAACCATGCTATGGTAACAATTTAGGCACAACAGCAAGAAAGATGACGTTCATACTTAGGAAGGCCGCATAGGAACATAAACCATGAGgttatatgaaaataaaatggcTGTATGTTTCTGACATGTGCATTGTAGAGGTTCACTTTTACCCCCTTACCTCCTTGTTATGTATTAAACGGCGCAGCTACAGAAAGGTTCAGCCAAGAATAACACTCCAACTTACCAGTAGATGATTTTTATATTGACTGGCATTTTCTCGCAGTGTCCTCAGTCCCCTGGATCGTGAAATAACGCCGATAATGTTACCTCATGTAACAACCAGGTCACAACTGACGTTCACAAGTCACGACAGTGATGAGAGGGATAGTCCACTTCGAAATTAGGTGAAATTAAATTGCATCAATTCTGAAGGCAGACCTACCAATTCTAAACACATCTGACATAAAATAATGTTTCTAGATATCCATATACCAACCGATTCATACTGTATGTGTTATCTTTTTATTTCGTCATTCTATTCATGAAATGTTACATAAGAGAAGAACATCCCCGTAAAGGTAAGCATTAATGAACTCTTCTAatcgttttgtgtgtttgattggTTTATTTCTATCACGTGACTGATCTGACCCGCCATTTTTGAGACCGCCTTTTTTGCTACACAGTAACAAAGTCTGGATTCGTGCCAGAATATTTTACAATTTGCCCAGAGTGGTGCACTCTTATTTCTGGCGTAAGAGGACACAAGGAAACGGTGACCATACAGAATGGACAGACTGTGTCTGTATGCTGTATTTTCGGTGGATGAACCACCGAAACCGCTTCTCTTTCGGAGGTAGGTGTTGGCGATTTTGCAAAAATCTAGACCTCTAGCTCTCTGAACGAGGAGTAAACCCCTTGATCTGATCTACAAAATGTCTTGCGCTTTATGAATTTATTGCTTGTATGTTACACATATAGTAGTATGGTTTTAGATAGGCACCTTGGAGAGGTCTTAATTCTTAAGATTATAGCGTACTGCAGGCAGCTATTATTTGTTTTCTGCATGACTCTGCATGTGTTATGTACAATGAGTGTAGCAAGTGAGAATTTTTATGCACCTGTCAATGATGTTATGTTGGTGGGGGCAGAAGAGTTGAAGGGGGCAGGGGTTGTAGTGGGGGGGGCTTTCCACCCCAAAATGCACCCAAGATAAGAATAAAACAATGCATCTCACATTCtcactgcacatgcacagtttGATCCGTTAAAAGGCTTGTTCTGGAAAGTACAAATTTGACAGTCAGACTGTTTTTCCACAGGACATCAGAAGGAATCGCCTACAACTGCCAGTTGCCGCTGCCCCTCCCACACCAGGCTGTGGTCTTCGGTTTCGGCAAGTGGgagcaaaggacgctgggaaagTCCCTGACTGTTGAGCTGACTCTGGATGAGGGTGAAACATGGCAGAGACTGGGCACACTTACAGATAAACATAGGTGAGTGGCAGAGACTGGGCACACTTACAGATAAACATAGGTGAGTACTGAGCTGTAAAAAATACATGTGGGACCTATTTGTAATAGTATAATACTGCTACCATTTTTATGACATATTgtccatatatatatttaatatTGCAGTCGGTAATTTTGTTTTTAGTGGTTGGGGgaagggagtagttcacggcATTTAATTTCAACAGGTCAGGTAAGAGCAAGGGGGTGTGCAtgagtgatcaaatatttacgatgatgaaattttaacgGTTGATattacctccatttttcatggatgtaATAACCCTTCCCCAACAATATATATAGCTTTCAAATGAGGCAACTGTATAAACCTTTCCAGTGATTGAATAGCAagattcttttattcacaaaaaATCGTCGGCTattgtaaaatgcttggttgtgtacaagtACTCCTGCCTCTGCTAGTACTGTATCAACCTCTGGAGTTGTCACCAAGCAAGCCTTGTCTTCGATTCGACAAAAAATCGTCGGCTATTGTTAaatcttggttgtgaataaaagaaccttgctattccgtcattcgccaacctgatggaATTATACATGGATTTTCCAGtgatgtttttgatgtgtttctgTGTCAGGTCCCTCTGCTGGCAGGGTGAATGGAGAGATGACTTCCTGAGGAGAAGTATTGCCATGGAGAGGCAGGGTGGAATAGCAACACTGAAGGTCAGATGATAACAACATCTAAAAGTACAGGAGGGGAGGTTTCATATAGAAGAAGAACAGAAATTGATTCTACATTACTTTACTGTGGTTACATTTTGATTCCTGCAATATGACTCTTTTAGTATATCAAATAATATCTTTTGCCTAAAGGGGAAACACAGAAAGGCAATGTCatcttttgaaacaaaatcactCGTACTGTAATGTTATGTTTGTAGTTgctgcagggtgcgaaatacttttttgagccaggttgcccatgttgcaacctagggcaaaggctaggttgcacatccaaatttcaggttgctccagcaacattcaccgatttcttaaaatcaagcttgtatgtagcgtataatactactaatatttcaaaatataaattagatagtattgtgtttcCATTGACCTaaaaacatcttgtttagccgagggcagtgtgttttcgtctttttcagctcaaattccacgatctatgaagggtttttgatggtttaaaacgaaaaagtgttgatttctttacttcaattgaagatttaccgaattttatgagagtgacactttgtttttgtgagcttccagggctccgattgagatctttggctcaaaatataaggttgcacactgtgctacctgggtttggaattaacttgcaccaaccgaaatcttgttgcactgtgcaacgtgcaacctggtatttcgcaccctgcgcTGTCATTGTTGTTCAACAGCCCAAAGTTAGTGAAAGGTCTGGGAGAATGCTAAGTGCTTTctttcattatacatgtagatcattttCACACCATGATGCTGAGTTGAAACTGTCCTAACAGGTTACCTGTGGAGGGTCAGGGTCATGTGGCTCACCTGAAGGGAGACAAATAGTTTCTTCACACCACCTGCCGGACACACCCGTCGATACACCTAAAGTGACAGGAAAGGAAAACTTGGTAAAGTCAACTGGGATTGCAGAAATACAGGtgtgtacaaaaaatgtacattagTAGACCTATAACCGGTATAGTAATTATAAGTTGTAGTCATATGGGGAGCACTTGAACAATTATGCTGGCATGATCACATTCTGTTTTTGAATTTGATACAGTGTAGTATACATTTaaaaaccagggctgtctccaggatccgTCCCTCTGTCCTAGGacgaaaatttgcttgttgggacagatagaaatttcaccccatccgtccaaaaaAATCTGTACTTCCTGACATTAAATtgatggaaatgtattttcgtaactGAGCTtataatgacagatttaacaatgaaaggtaacaacatgggctcccaaacaatagagtccattccaagtcaccacgagggttgttattgtcctaatttacaaatgttttcaatctattgtaattatatGTGTGAGAGATTctatactttagaaatattttgaatgtgatttcaactttataaatatttaccCGGTTctctaaaacttaagaaatattcatcatatgaaatatgatatttctaacagtttctaaataattgtaacagcattctacctttatttacaattatttacaatttccaaccattttctaccattatctataacatctctataaataggtcagacggctgggaagaaagcaattcacgcatccttgcgaagtttagggaagaatgctatCCACAAAGGACcaagcggtgtcctgcagtgaaatctaaagatgtacaaaagtagacagaagggccggattagcacctacttttatgggggcaatcaccgttctaccattgttaaccattttctaccattttgtgttaatatttctaaaagttaaataatcacatagatgtttagaaattattacaaataaagaggtttttgtgcagttactttcaaaatatttctaaattatctaattgaattcaaataaattcatatttttgtatttaatcttttttaaaaatttagaactattgtcagtcagatattctttcattagaaattcttcaaaattattacaaatattattataaaaccctcatGGTgtctcggaatggactctatatatgttggacggaaaaaaatgtaaagctggagacagccctgatttaaACTCTGGCATCTCGCCTGTCAAAGCAACCCTTACAGTTACACCACTAAACTTTACTCCCCTGGTTCCAGGATGAGTACACACCACCTTGGGATGCAGAGGACGTCACGCTATCGGAGACAAACGCCCAGGAGCCTACGCCAAAGAGACGGAGAACCTACTCTGCAAAGTCACGGACTCTTAAGGAGCAGCTCAAGTCGTCCCCTGCTGAGAAGAAGAAAACTCCAACTACCTCACGATCAAGGAAAGGCAGCAAGAAAGTGGAGGTGGACACTGAAGATTCGGGTATGTCATGTAGCAGTTTAAGTTGCCATCAGATATTGATCAAAATATTGGGTACTAAATTCTAGCTATTGCTCAATTTTGCAATGATGATTTGGAGACTATCGTCAAAAATTAAAAGAATACCAATACCTTGGATCATGGATGTCTTTTTTATGTATGGTTTGGTAAAGCAGATACTTTAAACtaataaacttttttttttcacaaaaacacTGATTGAAGCATGATGTGATGAATATCAAAACTATCAGTTCTAAAAGCTTGTGCCATAGTGGACAGTGTTGTGTGACAAAAAATAGAGAAGGAAAGCCATTGATCCTGTATTTCTACATGTTGTTTTCAGACTTCCCCAGTGCACGCTGGGGCCACAGCTTGTGCCCGCTGGAGGACCATAGAGCCCTCCTGATTGGTGGACAGGGAAAGGGACGCCAGCTGTGTAAAGATTCTATCTGGCAGCTGGATACAGGTAAACTGGTACATAAGAATTAAGGTGAATTAGACTAGGAGTTTTGAGAAAGATTATTTAgttctattcatatatacatatctacctcttttctaaaaagaaatcgatTAATTTCTGacgcaaacaattgatgtttcaTGTAGTATATTTccatatatgtattctgtattactcttatcAGATACCGTAATGTATCATGTAGTATATTTccatatatgtattctgtattactcttattaGATACCGTAAtgtttagtcttaagttttATACcattcattagcattgttaaaaagaaaagacatatatgtcttgacattttgtactacctacgaacttgccatacattgtacctgttacatttgttgtgcaataaactttgaattgaattgaattgtattCATCATCAgtgtattatattatataaagaCATGATACTGAGGCATAAGTCTTCCTTCAcattgtatcatcatcatccttacCTTCAAATGTAACCCTTTTCCACCAACAGTTACCCAGAAATGGGAGGTACAGTCCACCACTTTCTCCGGCCCCAACCCTGAGGCCAGGATGGGCCATACTGCCACCTACGACCCTGTGGTCAAGTGTGTCTACGTGTTCGGTGGGTCCAAGAACAAGCGCTGGTTCAGCGATGTACACGTCCTCGACGTGCAGACCTGGCAGTGGTCCTCTATAGAGGTATCAGTCCTTTTTACTTCTGTTCAACATTTGATGTTGTGTGTCCTTTCATGTTTTATAGCTACTGATCAATGAGGTAGGTATTGTACACCATGAATGGTTGTGGAGCTACCTTAAAAGCTACAAAGAGTTAATCCACAACTTTTA from Branchiostoma lanceolatum isolate klBraLanc5 chromosome 4, klBraLanc5.hap2, whole genome shotgun sequence includes these protein-coding regions:
- the LOC136432602 gene encoding kelch domain-containing protein 2-like isoform X1 encodes the protein MDRLCLYAVFSVDEPPKPLLFRRTSEGIAYNCQLPLPLPHQAVVFGFGKWEQRTLGKSLTVELTLDEGETWQRLGTLTDKHRSLCWQGEWRDDFLRRSIAMERQGGIATLKVTCGGSGSCGSPEGRQIVSSHHLPDTPVDTPKVTGKENLVKSTGIAEIQDEYTPPWDAEDVTLSETNAQEPTPKRRRTYSAKSRTLKEQLKSSPAEKKKTPTTSRSRKGSKKVEVDTEDSDFPSARWGHSLCPLEDHRALLIGGQGKGRQLCKDSIWQLDTVTQKWEVQSTTFSGPNPEARMGHTATYDPVVKCVYVFGGSKNKRWFSDVHVLDVQTWQWSSIEAKGDAPTRSYHSSTLYRHELFVFGGVFPNPDPEPDGCSNEVFVYSPATESWYKPLVMGDSPTPRSGHSAVLLGERLVVFGGWDAPVCYNDVSILDLCLMDWTQPEVTGTPPAPRSWHTAVPLSGNSFLVHGGYDGDEVMGDSFVFSLDTCSWSVLADPVPVSPCCGHQGLPLPRSVQDKENQEDNNRLSILIFGGGDNNGHFFNQIHRHTFSHDASETSVGDPWCW
- the LOC136432602 gene encoding rab9 effector protein with kelch motifs-like isoform X2 encodes the protein MRVKHGRDWAHLQINIGEWQRLGTLTDKHRSLCWQGEWRDDFLRRSIAMERQGGIATLKVTCGGSGSCGSPEGRQIVSSHHLPDTPVDTPKVTGKENLVKSTGIAEIQDEYTPPWDAEDVTLSETNAQEPTPKRRRTYSAKSRTLKEQLKSSPAEKKKTPTTSRSRKGSKKVEVDTEDSDFPSARWGHSLCPLEDHRALLIGGQGKGRQLCKDSIWQLDTVTQKWEVQSTTFSGPNPEARMGHTATYDPVVKCVYVFGGSKNKRWFSDVHVLDVQTWQWSSIEAKGDAPTRSYHSSTLYRHELFVFGGVFPNPDPEPDGCSNEVFVYSPATESWYKPLVMGDSPTPRSGHSAVLLGERLVVFGGWDAPVCYNDVSILDLCLMDWTQPEVTGTPPAPRSWHTAVPLSGNSFLVHGGYDGDEVMGDSFVFSLDTCSWSVLADPVPVSPCCGHQGLPLPRSVQDKENQEDNNRLSILIFGGGDNNGHFFNQIHRHTFSHDASETSVGDPWCW